A genomic window from Paenibacillus sp. FSL K6-0276 includes:
- a CDS encoding M14 family zinc carboxypeptidase — protein sequence MRQYIASRGDTVSRIAALHGLNPEHVIQGNPWVGRQSYLYPGQVLFLPSSPRKRYAVQEGDDPERITSLFNVCLDDLEKLNPGVTSGRYCTPGKVLVIPPPIPERVVFLRGEYGPVDLENDISSLLAQYPFIQAETIGNSVLGKPIHVLKMGNGTRHLHVNAALHANEWLTSPCLMSFIEEYAAAYAKGLAWNGHRPEEWYNNWTLWAVPMANPDGVELVQEGVLPGHPNYADLMKWNGGRRSFRHWKANIRGVDLGDQFPAHWEEERERRGVNLPSPRDYSGPEALSEPEAAALAVLAERVPGEAAVSLHSQGGEIYWNYRGYEPPESRELAARLASASSYRAVELTGSDAGYKDWFIQTFRKPGFTVELGIGKNPLPLADFEDMALETGLILGTILSNVK from the coding sequence ATGCGACAATATATTGCAAGTAGGGGAGATACCGTAAGCCGAATTGCCGCCCTGCATGGATTAAACCCTGAGCATGTCATTCAAGGCAATCCATGGGTTGGGAGACAGTCTTATTTATATCCAGGTCAGGTTTTATTTCTGCCATCTTCGCCACGTAAAAGGTATGCGGTGCAAGAAGGGGACGATCCTGAACGCATAACCTCATTATTCAATGTGTGTTTAGATGATTTGGAGAAGCTTAATCCAGGTGTGACCTCAGGGCGCTACTGTACACCGGGAAAAGTGCTCGTCATTCCACCTCCGATTCCAGAGCGCGTGGTATTCCTGCGTGGAGAGTATGGCCCGGTTGATCTTGAGAACGACATCAGCAGTTTGCTTGCACAATATCCATTTATACAAGCAGAAACGATTGGTAACAGCGTGCTTGGTAAGCCAATTCATGTGCTAAAAATGGGCAATGGAACCCGCCATCTGCATGTTAACGCGGCTCTGCATGCTAATGAATGGCTGACCTCGCCTTGCCTGATGTCGTTCATAGAAGAGTACGCAGCAGCTTATGCTAAAGGTTTGGCATGGAATGGTCATCGTCCAGAGGAATGGTACAATAACTGGACCCTATGGGCTGTACCTATGGCTAACCCTGACGGCGTGGAGCTAGTACAGGAAGGGGTTTTGCCAGGCCACCCTAATTATGCGGACCTAATGAAATGGAACGGGGGACGGCGTAGTTTTCGCCATTGGAAGGCCAATATACGTGGTGTGGATCTCGGGGATCAGTTCCCTGCTCATTGGGAAGAGGAACGGGAACGCCGTGGTGTAAACCTGCCCTCTCCGCGTGATTACAGTGGTCCTGAGGCGCTAAGTGAACCTGAGGCAGCCGCACTGGCAGTACTTGCTGAGAGAGTACCCGGAGAAGCTGCAGTGTCTTTGCATAGCCAAGGGGGAGAGATCTACTGGAATTACCGGGGATATGAGCCTCCCGAAAGCCGCGAATTAGCAGCACGGCTGGCCTCTGCGAGTAGCTATCGCGCAGTCGAATTAACTGGCAGCGATGCTGGATATAAGGATTGGTTCATCCAGACCTTTCGCAAACCTGGATTTACAGTAGAGCTGGGGATCGGCAAAAATCCGTTGCCACTGGCAGATTTTGAGGATATGGCACTAGAAACGGGTCTAATTTTGGGAACGATACTATCCAATGTGAAATAA
- a CDS encoding heme biosynthesis protein HemY, with protein sequence MKVKITRNAAKVIKKQMELEGNSELKLRVAITHAHGDHAHYGLDLDTPNENDVVVSTDKEIDVILDPNQPLLDGVVVDYLYLPEEGFVITNPSKGNHGDH encoded by the coding sequence ATGAAGGTCAAAATTACCCGCAATGCGGCTAAAGTGATAAAGAAACAAATGGAACTTGAAGGAAACAGCGAGTTGAAGCTTCGCGTAGCGATTACGCATGCTCACGGTGATCATGCTCACTACGGACTGGATTTGGACACGCCTAACGAGAATGATGTTGTAGTCTCGACAGATAAGGAAATCGATGTTATTCTTGATCCGAATCAACCGCTCCTTGATGGTGTGGTCGTTGATTATTTGTATCTTCCTGAAGAAGGTTTTGTCATTACTAATCCGTCTAAAGGTAATCACGGCGATCACTAA
- a CDS encoding DUF1450 domain-containing protein, with protein MANEIQVCDECNFMKLKSIIPKLQKMAPDAEIKVGCKSYCGPCGKRAFVYVNGRYVSAPTEEEVLKKAEAFIKQPAVQK; from the coding sequence ATGGCTAACGAAATACAAGTGTGCGATGAATGTAATTTCATGAAATTGAAGAGTATTATACCCAAACTGCAAAAGATGGCGCCTGATGCAGAGATCAAGGTCGGCTGTAAGTCGTACTGCGGTCCATGTGGCAAACGGGCCTTTGTTTATGTTAATGGTCGTTATGTGAGTGCTCCAACAGAGGAAGAAGTGTTGAAGAAGGCAGAAGCTTTTATCAAACAACCGGCCGTTCAGAAATAA